In one Parvibaculum sp. genomic region, the following are encoded:
- the bcp gene encoding thioredoxin-dependent thiol peroxidase, protein MAKAAATPKTGAANTRAAKAKVASSSANLPAPGSKAPAFNLPADDGGAVTLKGLAGKKVVLYFYPKDDTPGCTTEAIAFSALKKKFDAAGAVVLGVSKDTIEKHCKFRDKHGLTVRLLSDEDGKMLDAYGVWGEKSLYGRKFMGITRTTFLIDGKGVVRKVWPKVKVNGHAEEVLAAAKEL, encoded by the coding sequence ATGGCCAAAGCGGCGGCAACTCCGAAGACAGGGGCAGCGAATACCAGGGCGGCGAAGGCAAAGGTCGCCTCGAGCAGCGCCAATCTCCCGGCGCCCGGCAGCAAGGCGCCCGCCTTTAACCTTCCCGCCGACGACGGCGGCGCCGTCACGCTGAAGGGCCTCGCCGGCAAGAAAGTCGTCCTCTATTTCTACCCCAAGGACGACACGCCAGGCTGCACGACCGAGGCCATTGCCTTCAGTGCGCTCAAGAAAAAATTCGACGCCGCTGGCGCCGTCGTGCTCGGCGTCTCGAAGGACACGATCGAGAAGCACTGCAAGTTTCGCGACAAGCACGGCCTGACAGTCCGGCTGCTTTCCGACGAGGACGGCAAGATGCTCGATGCCTATGGCGTGTGGGGCGAGAAGAGCCTTTATGGCCGGAAATTCATGGGCATCACACGGACGACCTTTCTGATCGACGGCAAGGGCGTGGTGCGCAAGGTCTGGCCGAAGGTCAAGGTCAACGGCCACGCCGAAGAGGTTCTCGCCGCCGCCAAGGAACTCTGA
- a CDS encoding polymer-forming cytoskeletal protein, protein MAAPAPVPGKRPGTRTAPSIISNDLVVHGNLTATGDIQVDGTVEGDIRSQSLTIGEKASITGEIVAEDIVIRGRVVGTIRGRRVQLSSTCHVEGDILHEALAVETGAFFEGNCRHSDDPIGQASSGASLRPSAPRPGPAANTGGPALGDARPAPRPAPGDSPVVVNDGGVVVKRPAAQ, encoded by the coding sequence ATGGCAGCGCCTGCCCCCGTCCCCGGCAAGCGCCCGGGCACCCGCACCGCACCGTCGATCATCTCCAACGATCTGGTGGTGCATGGCAATCTGACGGCCACCGGCGACATTCAGGTGGACGGCACCGTCGAGGGCGACATCCGCAGCCAGTCGCTGACCATCGGCGAGAAAGCCTCGATCACCGGCGAAATCGTCGCCGAGGACATCGTCATCCGCGGCCGCGTCGTCGGCACCATCAGGGGCCGCCGCGTGCAGCTTTCCTCGACCTGCCATGTCGAGGGCGACATCCTGCACGAAGCGCTGGCGGTCGAAACCGGCGCCTTCTTCGAGGGCAATTGCCGCCATTCCGACGACCCGATCGGCCAGGCGTCTTCCGGCGCCAGCCTGCGCCCCTCGGCGCCGCGCCCCGGCCCGGCGGCCAATACCGGCGGTCCGGCGCTCGGCGACGCCCGCCCCGCACCGCGCCCTGCCCCCGGCGACAGCCCGGTGGTGGTCAATGACGGCGGCGTCGTCGTCAAACGGCCGGCCGCGCAGTAA
- a CDS encoding M23 family metallopeptidase, producing MHHRAGWPDRIRDFLRHMYVERQIYIRSHGHVQFISLSPLTQTCFAAIAFAFFGWIAFASVNVVFKEQIIASKDRRYVKMQGAYEERMAQLQSAYDELNGQLVITEERFLATTMQLEDKHRQLAALMSQRQTASSQLDTMRRRYAATAGGKPAGERGNKVLMRVERQSEGPALADTTTGPRRLAGNDRFIIDNAENAGGTVDLAGLAELTALAGLAGDNAQNGTVAQIDTRLAQIDRAQQTLMNNIEEVTDRRVRELKSIIGMTKVIDPEALIERRSEAGGEAQGGPFISLADHEALAGGEGDSGFGKQLYRVSRNLRTMADLEDSIAKMPLAEPLVNYRRTSSYGTRRDPFNGRMAFHSGEDLAAPYGERVYAPGAGTVTFAGWRGGYGRIIEIDHGNGFRTRYGHLGRMDVKTGQKVAFREIIGRVGSSGRSSGPHLHYEVWFDGIVRNPSKFIEAGHYVFAKQG from the coding sequence ATGCACCATAGGGCCGGTTGGCCCGATCGAATCCGTGATTTTCTGCGGCATATGTACGTGGAGCGGCAGATTTATATCCGCAGCCACGGTCATGTTCAGTTCATCTCGCTTTCGCCGCTGACGCAGACTTGTTTTGCGGCGATTGCGTTCGCGTTTTTCGGCTGGATTGCCTTTGCTTCGGTCAATGTGGTCTTCAAGGAGCAGATCATCGCTTCGAAGGACCGCCGCTACGTCAAGATGCAGGGCGCCTATGAGGAGCGGATGGCGCAGCTCCAGTCCGCCTATGACGAGCTCAACGGGCAGCTCGTCATCACCGAGGAGCGCTTCCTCGCCACCACCATGCAGCTTGAGGACAAGCACCGCCAGCTCGCGGCGCTGATGAGCCAACGCCAGACCGCCAGTTCGCAGCTCGACACGATGCGCCGCCGCTATGCGGCCACCGCCGGCGGCAAGCCCGCGGGCGAGCGCGGCAACAAGGTGCTGATGCGGGTCGAACGGCAGTCCGAGGGTCCGGCCCTCGCCGACACGACCACCGGCCCCCGGCGGCTCGCCGGAAACGACCGTTTCATCATCGACAACGCCGAAAATGCCGGCGGCACGGTCGACCTGGCCGGGCTTGCCGAGCTGACGGCGCTGGCCGGCCTTGCCGGCGACAACGCCCAGAACGGGACCGTGGCGCAAATCGACACGCGGCTGGCCCAGATCGACCGGGCGCAGCAGACCCTGATGAACAATATCGAGGAAGTCACCGACCGCCGCGTCCGCGAACTGAAATCGATCATCGGCATGACCAAGGTGATCGACCCGGAGGCGCTGATCGAGCGCCGCAGCGAGGCGGGCGGCGAGGCGCAGGGCGGCCCCTTCATCAGCCTTGCCGACCACGAGGCGCTGGCCGGCGGCGAAGGCGACAGCGGCTTCGGCAAGCAGCTTTACAGGGTCAGCCGAAATCTGAGAACAATGGCCGATCTTGAGGATTCCATTGCGAAAATGCCGCTCGCCGAACCGCTGGTCAACTACCGCCGGACCAGCAGCTACGGTACGCGCCGCGACCCCTTTAACGGCCGCATGGCGTTCCATTCGGGCGAGGATCTGGCGGCCCCTTACGGCGAGCGCGTCTATGCGCCGGGGGCCGGCACGGTGACCTTCGCAGGCTGGCGCGGCGGCTATGGCCGCATCATCGAAATCGATCACGGCAATGGCTTCCGGACCCGCTACGGGCATCTCGGCCGCATGGACGTCAAAACTGGCCAGAAAGTTGCATTCCGGGAGATCATCGGCAGAGTAGGGTCTTCTGGCCGCAGCAGCGGGCCCCATCTTCACTATGAGGTCTGGTTCGACGGCATCGTTCGCAACCCCTCCAAGTTCATTGAGGCAGGGCATTATGTTTTCGCGAAGCAAGGATAA
- a CDS encoding ferritin-like domain-containing protein, with amino-acid sequence MAGTSLVEGAVAVLACADADEKACSARRVAEAWRASSLTLLPDGERTIAIPERPARPEAPVLLAPRDMPRRTFKGTRGRIALLHSLAHIELNAIDLAFDLVGRFADAGLPRKFFDDWVSVGDDEARHFSMLQARLAALGARYGDLPAHDGLWQAATETRHDLMARLAIVPLVLEARGLDVTPGMIERLEAAGDAESAAILRTIYREEQDHVRAGAVWFSHLCAERHIDPRDTFQTLVRRHFRGALKAPFNTEARRAAGLKPEFYEDLVQSPVGAVTGK; translated from the coding sequence GTGGCCGGCACATCGCTCGTCGAAGGTGCGGTCGCGGTTCTCGCCTGCGCCGACGCCGATGAAAAAGCATGTTCGGCGCGACGGGTTGCCGAGGCGTGGCGCGCCTCGTCGCTGACATTGTTGCCGGACGGCGAAAGGACAATCGCAATTCCCGAGCGGCCGGCGCGTCCTGAAGCGCCGGTGCTGCTGGCGCCGCGCGACATGCCGCGGCGAACCTTCAAGGGAACGCGCGGACGCATCGCGCTGCTGCATTCGCTTGCCCATATCGAACTCAACGCCATCGACCTTGCCTTCGATCTCGTCGGACGTTTCGCCGATGCCGGCCTGCCCCGCAAATTCTTCGACGACTGGGTATCGGTCGGCGACGACGAAGCGCGGCACTTCTCGATGCTGCAGGCACGGCTGGCGGCGCTCGGCGCGCGCTATGGCGACCTGCCGGCGCATGACGGGCTGTGGCAGGCCGCGACCGAAACGCGACACGACCTGATGGCGCGGCTCGCCATCGTTCCGCTTGTGCTGGAAGCGCGCGGTCTCGATGTGACGCCGGGAATGATCGAACGGCTGGAAGCGGCAGGCGATGCCGAGAGCGCGGCGATCCTGCGGACCATATATCGGGAGGAACAGGATCACGTGCGGGCCGGCGCGGTCTGGTTTTCCCACCTTTGCGCCGAGCGGCACATCGATCCGCGCGACACCTTCCAGACGCTGGTGCGGCGGCACTTTCGCGGCGCGCTGAAGGCGCCCTTCAACACCGAGGCGCGACGCGCTGCCGGCCTGAAACCCGAGTTCTACGAGGATCTGGTGCAATCTCCGGTCGGCGCGGTCACCGGAAAGTAA
- a CDS encoding DUF3883 domain-containing protein encodes MAAGDRTGEDWNAQEIDLIVADYFDMRDRELHGEPYVKAHRNAELQKLTGRSKGSIEFKHQNISAVLMSLGEPWIAGYKPMVNFQKALLDGVERFIDRRTEFVLPVPTTEMALAEQGALFIGEAPQKIERPEDTNPALARLVRKFDPAARDERNRALGRLGEERVLKSEQVRLRGEGRDDLARKVRWVAQEEGDGAGYDILSFTVRGEERFLEVKTTAGHMQTPFFISRNEKNFAEERPDGFRIFRLYDFAKEPKAFKIAPPLESRLILDAANYRASFR; translated from the coding sequence ATGGCGGCAGGCGACCGGACAGGCGAGGACTGGAACGCGCAGGAAATCGACCTGATCGTCGCCGACTATTTCGACATGCGCGACCGGGAGCTTCACGGCGAGCCCTATGTGAAGGCGCATCGCAATGCCGAATTGCAGAAGCTCACGGGACGGTCGAAAGGGTCCATCGAGTTCAAGCATCAGAATATCAGTGCAGTTCTGATGTCGCTCGGCGAACCGTGGATCGCCGGCTACAAGCCGATGGTCAATTTTCAGAAGGCGTTGCTCGATGGTGTCGAACGGTTCATCGACCGGCGCACGGAATTTGTATTGCCGGTGCCGACGACGGAAATGGCGCTTGCCGAACAAGGTGCGCTGTTCATCGGTGAAGCACCGCAAAAGATCGAACGGCCGGAGGATACAAACCCTGCCCTCGCCCGTCTCGTGCGCAAATTCGACCCGGCGGCGCGCGACGAGCGCAACCGCGCGCTTGGGCGGCTTGGCGAAGAGCGGGTTTTGAAATCGGAGCAGGTGCGGCTGCGCGGCGAAGGCCGCGACGATCTGGCGCGCAAAGTGCGCTGGGTGGCGCAGGAGGAAGGCGACGGCGCGGGTTACGACATTCTCTCGTTCACCGTGCGCGGCGAGGAACGCTTTCTCGAAGTGAAGACGACGGCCGGACATATGCAGACGCCGTTTTTCATTTCGCGCAATGAAAAGAATTTCGCCGAGGAGCGGCCGGACGGGTTTCGCATTTTCCGGCTCTACGATTTCGCGAAGGAGCCCAAGGCCTTCAAGATCGCGCCGCCGCTGGAGAGCCGACTCATTCTCGATGCGGCGAATTACCGGGCGTCGTTTCGGTAG